Part of the Canis aureus isolate CA01 chromosome 3, VMU_Caureus_v.1.0, whole genome shotgun sequence genome, TGGACTATTTTTTTAGTAGATATTTCCACTTTTATATGAAGAATCCTTGTCTCCTGGGCCCTTTCTTCTAGCCCCAGAATGTGATCTCCCACTCTGTCTGCCCTGTCAGTTGTGCCctgcgcggggtggggggggtcagtGGTACcttgggaggaggaagggggtgggcaCCCTAGCCGGCAGTCAGAGGAAGCTGGGGTGTTTGGTCTTGGGGGCCCACGTAGCTGCTTTTGTTACTCTATTTATTTAGTCACTTGTATAAAACCAAATAAAGCAATAGGGGCAAACTCCCCCCGCCTCTGGCTCCTTTCtttgggagggaggcaggcagcaaGGGAAAGACGAGAGGAGAGCAGAGTGTGGCTTGTGAGAACCTTTACTTAAGAGGCTGTAAGTGGGCCTCCGAGAACAGCAGCGCCCCGGGGCCAGGGCCTCTTTAAGGCAGAATCGGGGCCAGGCTGGGCTGGAGAGAGAAGGCACAGGCCTGGCCAGGCCCCAGCGGGGAGCACTCAGAAGCCGAGGGGGTTGCTGGTGACCATGCCACCTCGCTCTACCAAGGCCTTAGAGATGCTTTTGAAGTTCCGGAAGAGCTCCTGTTGCTGCGGGTCAGACTGCAGAGCGGCCATGGTCTCCCGGACCCGGGCTGCGGCCTGGGGACAGGGAAGGTGGTGTTCAGGCTGGCGCACGCCTGCCCTTAGCCGCACACCTGCCCTGGGTAACCCCAAACCTCACCTCAATACACCAGCTGTCACAGAGCATCTTCTCATGCTGGGCTGTAGGGTGGCCCTCGCTCAGGGATCTGGAGGCCCTGGTGCAAGGCAGGAAGGGAACATGaacctccctgagcctggccTGGGAACTCCACCGCCCCCCCCCTTCCACGCtgctgcctcacctggacagaaCTACCACCATGGCGTAGAGGTCAATGGCACTGTCTGCCAGGCGCTGCAGCACGAACTGTTCATCTGTCAGGTAGATGGGATGGGTTGGGATGGTGACAGccgggaagggaaggagggaaggaatggaAGCGGGTGGGGATGGAAGCgggtggggatggggtagggCTCACTCACTGACAATCCCCTTCTTGTGTTTTATCAGCTTGGCCTCCACCACAGTGGCAAACTGCTCCAGAGCCTGCACGGTCTGCATAAAGAGGGCAGGCGCCCAGGGCTCAGGTGGCCCAGCCGCACCAGCCCCTGCCCGATGCAGGCTGCTGACCGCCCACCTGCTGGCTTACCAGCTCGCCGCTCCGGTTCAGCTCCTGGTGGATGATGCCGCTGAGACTCAGGCCGCTGCCCAACCCTGCCCGCCTTCACAGAAGGGGGAGAGTGACTGGTTAGTGGCTGCACCCTGCCCCAGCCCACCCTGCCCCGCCCTGGGCTCAGAGCTTACCTCCTCAGCTGTTTGCCTGCCTCTCCTAGCAGGAGACCGGCATTCCCGAAGGGATTCTTGAGGGCATTGCCCAGTCCAGAAAGTTCCTTTCCTTTGTCCTGTGTGGGAAGAGGGCCCAACCGTCAGGGCACGCTCTTGTCCCCACCCGGGCCCCAGTTTCCTCTTACCATACAGCCCTGCAGAGCCACAAACAGCCGGAGGATGTCGTTTGTCCCCTCAAAGATCCGGAAAATGCGAAGATCTCGGAGAACACGCTCCACTCCAGGCTCCTGCCGTGGGGGGAAGCCAGAGCACACACCCCTAAAAGCCCGCTCGCCCCTGCCATCCCCACCGTGGCCACCCCAGGCAGAGAGCCACCTGGTACCTTCATGAAGCCCATGCCGCCCAATATCTGGATGCACTCATCGGTCACCTTCCAGGCCGCCTCCTGGGGACAGAGAACCATGTGAGATGGGTCCTGGaaccaggctccacactgggctctcccGCCCTGTAGGCCCAGAACTCACCGAGCCAAAGATTTTACTGATGGCGGCCTCAATCTGGAAGTCTGTGGATCCCTGGTCCATGTTGGCGCTCACCATGTAAGCCATGGACTGAGATCGCATGGTGGGGACACAGGAAGGAAAAGGACGGCGTCAGACTGGCCCTGATGGCCCAGAGCCCCCAGGACCAAGTCTGCCGTAGCTCCCCTCGCCTTCACCTTCTAGCTCCACCTGTTGGGCTTGGTGAAATATCTGGTCCCCGGAGATGGTTCAGCGGGGGCTTGTAGCCATGTGACTTGTTTGAAAGGGGTGAAGAAGTAAGGGTGGGGGGCAAGTGGAATAAAGTTTGAGTGGGTCTGGGAGATCGGCACAGCTTCCCGAGCTGACTGCGCCCCCCCGCATCCCCTAGGGCATTGGTGTGGAGCTGGAGACCCACTGCCCCAGGTGCTGCTGGGGGTTGTAGTCCAACCGCcgggggagagggcagggagggggtgggcaggggagaaggagagccTTACCTCAGTCACATACTGCAGCATCGCCATCCGGGCCAGCTTCTCTTGAATCAGCCCAAAGTTGTGAATTTTCTCCCCAAACTGGGTACGATTAGCAGCATGATCCACCTGGAAGAGGGCACATGTGTTGCGTTGTGGTTCTGtagccccccacacacacacaaggggcAGGGCTGAGAGGGACGGGCCCACAGAGACCTGGGTGCCAGGGGAAGGGAAGATGCTTACCGCCTTTGCAATGATGCCCCTCATGGTGCCCGCAAGGGCTGCGGCCATACCGAACCTTCCGTTGTTGAGGATGTGCATGGCGACCTTGAAgccactccccacctccccaagCACGTTCTCTGCTGGCACCCGCACACTGTCAAAGTACACCTCTGCCGTGTTGGAGGCTTTGATGCCCATCTTCTTTTCAGGGGGCCCGCTGTGACAGGGCAGGACAGGGAAGCAGAGGTGTGCTCAACAGGTAGCCatgggtggggcgggggaggggtttCCTTTCTTAGGAGCCAGGGAGGAATCGCAGCTGCCAGCAGGCTTCCAGGCTTCCATGCTCACAGGGTAGATGCCTGGTTTTCTGTCCTACTGTATGTTGGGGTCACTGCTTCTGGGAGCTAAAGCTTTATATTAGTTCCATGCAGTTTAATCCCAAAGCGAACAAGCCATCCAGCTGCTTGGGGTTTTGCACACATCCCCAGGGTGACCTGTAACACCATCTGCCCTGGACTTCAGTGCTGCCCCCACCTGGCTCCACTGCTTGCTTCCTCCCCAAACCCACTCACTGGGTAACACCTCCAAAGCTCCTCTCCACCACAAAAGCTGTGATCTTCTCCTTCACAGCCCCTGTGGCTGCATCTGTAACTGGTGTCTTGGCAAAGACCGTGAAGACATCTGCCAGGCCCCCATTACTATGGAAAAACGAGGGGCTATCAGGGTGCGGGAGACAGAGCAGGGGGGGCCTGAAGTTAGGAagaggtggaggggggaggaCAGGGTGGTATGGGAGGGTAGAGGGATTGCCTGATCCAGATCTTGCTTCCATTGAGGGTATAGTATTTTCCACAGGGGCTGGGCACAGCTGATGATCGGATGGAGGCTGCATCTGACCCACTGGAGGGCTCCGTTAGACAGAAAGCAGCTATGCTCTCCCCTGTGGGTGAGAGCACCTTTAAACTGCTGACAGGCAGAGGCCCCTCGCTGTCTGCACCCTGCCTGCAGCCGTTCCCTCAGTGCTCCTGGAAATGCTCAGCTTCAATCCTTCCCAGAACCCCCatgtactgagccacccagctgtgtGGTGGCATCTGTACCCAGCCCGGGACACCCCCAGTTGCTGGGGCTCCTAGAGCCGCCTCACCAGATGCCAGTTTGGggaggtatttttctttctgggcCTTTGTTCCAAAGAGCAGGATGCCTTTGAAGCCGATGCTCTGATGGGCTCCCAGGGTGATGCCCACACCAAGGTCATGCGTGCCCACAATCTCCACCAAGCGGGCGTACTGGGGGGAAAAGCAGTGTCAGGGATTAACTGACTGcatcgggggcggggggggggggggagtcttgGCAGGGCCAAATAGGGGCATCCCTACATAGTGACTGGAAAGAATGTTCCCATGGTAGAATGGGACCCTGGTCTGGAGGCTTCCCACCTACCATTAGGGCATGTGAGCCTGGGTGAATTCTGTGGCCCGGAGGGATATCATATAGTTTGGTATTTTGTTGGGAAAGGTGTTATGTACTGGGAACAGagccatgttttttgttttgaaagatgcACATATTGGCACAGTCAACATCACACAGGCCCCCCCTTAACTGACAAACCTAAACCCTAGGTCACATGAGGAAGGCGCTTAATCAGCAATGTTGGAATAGCCTGCGATGCTGGCAGTGACCAGGGCTCCCTCACCTGGGTGTTACAGAGGCCCACACCACCCAGCTCGCTGGGTACTTGCAGACCAAAGGCCCCCAGCTCCTTGAGGCCTTGCAGTGTGGTCTCCTCCACCTTCTCCAACGTGTCATTCTTGGCAGGATCGTTCACTTCCTGGAGAAGGCACAGGATGTCGCATCCAGGTTCCTTTCAGGCTGCTGAACACCTCTGCCATCCCATCAGGGACCAAAGCCCTCTgttcccccaccccagtccttcCTCACCTCAAAGAAACGGGACACAGGCCCCACCAGTTCTTTGAGAAACTGGGTCTGCTCCTCACTGAGTACTGTGGGGGAGAAGGACAGGCTGGTCAGGTCACCGGGGAAGTGGagaggccctgccctgccccgccccgacGACTACTTACCAGATGGGTAAGGGAACACCTGATCGGTGGTGAGCTGACCCTTGAACATCCCCGCAGCAAAGGACTTGGATTCCTGCTCAGGGAGAAGGGGGTTTCAGCGAGCTGTCTGCTGCAGTGGGTGAGCCCCTGGCTTAGGTCCTCCCGGTATGGAGGCCACGTACCGCCTTGCCCTGCTTCTCTCTGGTCGGAGCCTCAGAGGAGTGGGAATCTGACTTCTCCAGAACCGCCTGGGGAAAGGGACAGTTAGCGAGGCCCGGTAAGGGACTCCCGAGGAGCTGGAGACCACGGGACGCGCTGGGTGCGGGCGGAGGCGGACGCGAAGACCTTTCCCCTACTTCCATCATCAGGGCACCCTGGCCTGCCCTTTCCCCTACTTTCGGCGCTACCGCGGGCGCCAGGTGTCCGGGACGGAGAGGGAGACCCCTGCCGGCGGCGGGGAAGGGGGAGCCGAGGCGGACTCCGCCTCCCGCTCTGCGCGCCCCAGGCCGCCGTCACTCACCTGAGCGGCCCCACTGGCATAGGGTCGGCAGGCCGGACCGGGCAGGGGCTGCCCCAGGAGCGCGCTGGGCCGCGAGCTGTGGGGAGCGGGGGCTCAGTCCGGGTCCCCGGTCCCGCTGCCACCCCGGCCCTGCCCTCCTGTCCGACTCGCACCTTCCGACCCCCAGCCTCCGCAGCTGCCGCCCCACGCTCGGGGCCATCCGTGCCGCCTGCATCTCCCAACCACTCCGGTCGCCGCGGTCCTGAGCGCAGATCTAGCGCCGTCCACCCGTCTGCCAAAGACTGGCTGCCCTGGTCCGGTCTTGACTCATCGTCCACAATGCACCGGGGGGGCTGGGCTTCCGGCCGCCAGCGCATGCTGGGAGATGTAGTtccggggcggggcctcccccaccccgcccctgcatTCTGGTTAACCTAGGGCTATCTCCAGACGTTTCAGTCTCTCCCAAACGCCTTCGTCCCACCCGGCCCAGCTCGAGTGTAGCCCTCGGAAGGGGCGATGGGATAGGCTGGGGTGGAAGGAGGAGCAGCTCAGGCTTTTGCAGCCGGAGGGATGGAGGGTGGGCCAACAGGAGGACTTCCCCGGTGGAGTTGGAAGGGAgaggtgggagaaaaaaaatgtaagacgGCGGAAGCAGGGGCAGATGACTCTATGGAGTCCCTTGTGAAACCCATCTCCATCAACACGAGAGGGAGGGACATGGTGGCGTGGGGCGGCCCAGGTATATTCTCCTGAGACCTGAGGTGTCACTAACTTTAGAAACACCTGAATTCTCACCGTagggccctcccctcccttcccctctgcaaATTCACCGCCTCCCCATTGGGGCGCTGGAGTCTCTGCCCTTGTTTCCTCCTGAGACTGTGTGACATCCTGGACTCTTCCCAGGGGGAGTGGAACTGTAGGGATTCTTCTGTCGCCCACTCTCACCACACACACCTAGCTCTGGGTCAAGGAGTCCCAGGTCATGTATAGGTCATGTATACCCCTGCCCTGCTGACACACCCAGTGGGgagaggcctgggctggggctgcaggagcCTCCTTGGGgacacccctccacccccacccccgtccccagTGCCCAGTCCCTCTGGAAAGTGCAGCAAACTCACCCCTGGCTTTGGGAAGAGAGACCATTGTGCCAGGCGACCCAGGGGGTTAGGACAGGACTGCCCACTTCGGTGGCTAAAGGCTAAAGGCTGGAACCTGGTGGGGAGGCAGC contains:
- the ACADVL gene encoding very long-chain specific acyl-CoA dehydrogenase, mitochondrial, yielding MQAARMAPSVGRQLRRLGVGSSRPSALLGQPLPGPACRPYASGAAQAVLEKSDSHSSEAPTREKQGKAESKSFAAGMFKGQLTTDQVFPYPSVLSEEQTQFLKELVGPVSRFFEEVNDPAKNDTLEKVEETTLQGLKELGAFGLQVPSELGGVGLCNTQYARLVEIVGTHDLGVGITLGAHQSIGFKGILLFGTKAQKEKYLPKLASGESIAAFCLTEPSSGSDAASIRSSAVPSPCGKYYTLNGSKIWISNGGLADVFTVFAKTPVTDAATGAVKEKITAFVVERSFGGVTHGPPEKKMGIKASNTAEVYFDSVRVPAENVLGEVGSGFKVAMHILNNGRFGMAAALAGTMRGIIAKAVDHAANRTQFGEKIHNFGLIQEKLARMAMLQYVTESMAYMVSANMDQGSTDFQIEAAISKIFGSEAAWKVTDECIQILGGMGFMKEPGVERVLRDLRIFRIFEGTNDILRLFVALQGCMDKGKELSGLGNALKNPFGNAGLLLGEAGKQLRRRAGLGSGLSLSGIIHQELNRSGELTVQALEQFATVVEAKLIKHKKGIVNEQFVLQRLADSAIDLYAMVVVLSRASRSLSEGHPTAQHEKMLCDSWCIEAAARVRETMAALQSDPQQQELFRNFKSISKALVERGGMVTSNPLGF